The region AGCGAAAACGATCGCGTTTTGGGATTGGAAGTGGGTGCTGATGATTATATCACCAAACCTTTTAGCATGCGGGAGTTGGTGGCTCGCTGCCGTGCTTTGTTGCGCCGCCAGCATCTGTACCAGGGGAACCAACCACAGTTGCTTCAGTTTGGCGATATTGTACTATCTCCCCACGAATGTCGGGTATCGGTGCGTGGCAAGGAAATTAGCCTCTCTCCTAAAGAGTTCCGGCTGTTGGAGCTGTTCCTAAGTTCGCCGCGCCGGGTGTGGTCGCGCGATCAGCTCCTCGATCGGATTTGGGGAGCTGATTTTGTCGGCGATAGCAAAACTGTAGATGTGCATATCCGCTGGTTGCGCGAGAAAATTGAAGCCGATCCTTCCCAACCTCAATACATTGTTACTGTTCGCGGTTTTGGCTATCGTTTGGGGTAGAAAATCGTTCCCTACCCAATTGACTGGCAGTCGCAAAAAGACAACTGCGAACGTGCGCCGATTCCTAACGTACAATGAAACTACGTTGGAGGATCGCCTGTTCGTGAGGACAAGCCATGGGTGTAGGGTTTTTCATTCTCGGGTTGGCTTTGGGGTTGGGAATTGGTGTCGTGCTCTATTTTCGGCACAACCGCCAAGTACAACGTTTGTTACAGGAGTTGCAACGGGAAACCACAGACAATTCGCTACCGGATTTGGCTCGCTTGCGGCGCGGTATTTATTTAACCAACCAACAAAAGCAACAATTGCAACAAGAGTTGCATAACTGGCAGCAGATTTTACAACAAGCGCCTATTGGCTACCTACAAGTAGACGAAGAAAACCAATTGCTCTGGTGTAACGATCGCGCGCGGGAACTGTTGGAAATTCACCGCTGGCAGGAGGGGCAAGTTTGCTTGCTGCTGAAGGTGGTCCGTTCCTACGAACTCGATCGCACCATCGAACAAACCCGCCGCCAACAGGAATCGCAAACGTTGGAGTGGTCGTTTTATCCTTCACGGGTTCGCGAAACAACTGATATGGAAACTCGTGCTCAAGCTTCGCCACCGCCGCGATCGCGAGCTTTACGCGCTACGACGATCCTGCTACCCAACGCTCAGGTGGGTGTGTTTGTGGAAGACCGTCAGGAAGTGATTTCCCTATCCCAAGACCGGGAACAGTGGTTTTCAGAGCTGGCACACGAACTCAAAACCCCACTAACCTCGATTCGTTTGGTCTCGGAAACCCTGCAAAGCAATTTGGATGCCCCCCTGCGGGAATGGGTGGACCGCATGTTGGTGGAAATTAATCGCTTGATTCAGTTGGTGCAGGATTGGTTGGAACTGTCTCAAATTGCTAGAAATGGCGATCGCAGTTTTAAACAGGAACCTGTAGATTTACCCAGTTTGTTGCGTTCGGTTTGGCAAACCCTCGAACCCATTGCGGCTTCTAAGGAATTGGAATTTTCCTATCAAGGAGCGCAAAAATTGCTGGTAGATGCGGATGAAGCGCGCTTGCATCGGGCGTTTTTGAATATTTTTGATAATAGTATTGGCTATACGCCCAACGGCGGTACGATTCAAGTGAAGGTAACGCCTTTGCCGGAAAAAAATCCCAGTTGGGTGCAGGTGGATGTGATTGATTCTGGATGTGGTTTTTCGGAAGCGGAACTTCCCCGTATTTTTGACCGTCTCTACCGCGGCGAAACTTCCCGCCATCGCCCTTCGGCCAGCCAACCAGATGCAGAATCTTCGTCGAGCGGTAGTGGTTTGGGATTGACCATCGTACAGGAGATTATCCAGGCGCATGGTGGCTCGATTACCGCTAGCAACCATCCGGAAACTGGAGGCGCTTGGTTGCAAATTCAACTGCTGGCAAGCGAGGAAATTGATCGGGAAACCAGCGATCGCTCTGCTCAAGATGAATAGGCAAGGAGCAAGAGAATTTATCTGCAAAAATAATTGTGCGATCGCTAGTTGCTAGGAATCCTAACAGCCGAGGCAGTCAGAATTTTCAGTGCTAGAATAAAGAGAAAAACAATCGATCCCCATAATTTGTTGGCATTTTATAGATGTTTTCCAACCGTGCGATGGACCATTGAGTTACCCAATTGCCATAAATTTTTCGTGTTCTGGTGGGTTCCTTAACATTTTTTTTATTTTGATTGTTTATAGTGAAAAATACTTTCTCGATCCAGCGGACCATTGTGCGACATACCCACCACATCCCTAGCTTTCATGAAGTGATGGCAAACGCCCTGCCACCAACGCGGAATCGACCGTACGTCCCTAGCTAGATCGTTCCCATCATTTTGGTTGGGTCTGAAATTACTATACTTATTCTACATAAACTTATGTCTCTCGACCGAGAACAACCACCAGCCGTCAATTTTGGGGGGTTTCAAGCAGCTTCCGAACGCCGCACTTTTGAACGCCAGCTAACCCGCCTGGAACGAGATGTTCTGCTTATGGGCGCTCTCGTTGAGAATGCCTGTCGTTTGAGCCATCAGGCTTTGTTCGAGCGGGATTTGGATGCTGCCCGCGAAATTGTTACCGTTGACGAACAGATCGACCGCTACTACCGACAAATCGAAGCGGATTGCCTGTTGGTCATGACCCTCCAACATCCCACCGCCCAAGATTCGCGATTATTGGGTGCCTTCATGCAACTAGTACGCGATTTGGAACGCATCGGCGACTACGCCGAAGACCTCGCCGAAATCGCCGTAAAGTTATTTCCCTACCCCGTACACGAGTGTATGGGGGAAATTGAAGCCATGTCCAACTGCGCCCAAGGTATGCTTTCTGAGTGTTTGGTAGCTTTAACAGAACTGGATGCGGAAGCTGGCAGCAAACTCAAAGAGCAAGATTCTACCGTTGACCAGGCCTACGAAAAGCTCTATCGCCGCCTCGCCTACCAACGGGATGTGAAAGGCAGCATCGAACCCCTGCTGTTGCTCACCTTAACCATCCGCCATTTAGAAAGAATGGCCGATCACGCCACCAACGTTGGGCAGCGCGTTTCTTATATTGTTACCGGTCGCCGGGGATGATGCGTGGGGAGAACCTGCTTGCAAGGCGAACTTTACCAGCAGCATCGAAAAAAAAGTTCCCCCCAAGCAGCCACCCCAGACTTATTCTTGAACGGCATCCGCCTGTTTGGCTTTTTCTTCGCTCGCGTGGGAATTGCCAGAATTGCCATTGCTAGCTTCCGTTTCCGGAGGCAACTCCAAGCAGTAACCAGCACCGTAAACCGTTTTAATATAGCGCGGGTGACGTGGGTCCGGTTCTAATTTGGTGCGTAAGTGGCGCACGTGGACGCGGATGGTCTCAATATCATCATCCGGTTCGTATCCCCAAACTTCCCGGAGGATTTCGCTGGGAGAAACCGTTTGACCGTGACGCTGTAGCAAACAGTGAAGCAGCTCAAATTCTAAATGAGTGAGTTTTACCGTTTGATTGAACCAAATGGCCTCAAACCGTTCTGGTACTAGGGTAAGCGCTCCATAGTTAAGAATCTCCGAATGCTTGGCCGCTTGGGGAATGCGATCGGTACGCCGTAGCAACGCTCTTACTCGAGCCAGCATTTCCTCAATCTCAAAAGGTTTAGTGAGGTAGTCGTCGGCACCAGAGTTAAATCCTTCTACTTTATCTTGGGTTTGACCCAAAGCAGTGAGCATCAAAACCGGAATTTCCGCCGTACGCTCGTCGCGACGAAGGCGTTGGCAAACCGTAAATCCATCCACTTGGGGCAGCATGAGGTCCAGGACAATTAGGTCAGGAACGATCTGGAGAGCCAAAGCTTGTCCTTTAATCCCATCTTTGGCTTGACTGACCTCGTAACCTGCCATTTCTAAATTGACAGATACCAGTTCTAAAACCGCAGGATCGTCATCGATGACAAGAATTCGGGGCATCTTTAAAGATTTTTTACTACAGGCTGCAGTAGAGAGCTCTTAACGAACTCCAACAAATACAAGCACTATCTTGTAAAGATTATACGCAATATTTTATATTTCTTTCCAAATTGTTTTCAAAAATCCACATATGGGGGTCGGGGGTCGGGGCATGGGAGACCAAAATCAATTTACTTCCTGAATCTCCCAATCCCCCACGCTCCGACGCTCGGTACCCTCGATACGCAAAAAACTAGTCGCCGGTTACGGCCCCTTTACTACTAGAACCTACCAACTTGGCATACTTCGCCAGAACCCCTTTGGTATATCGGAGTTGGGGGGGATTCCAGTTTTGCCGGCGTTTTTCTAGCTCTGGTTCGGAGATGTTAAGTTGCAGCAATCCTTGGTAGGCATCGATGGTGATGCTGTCGCCCTCTTCCACTAGGGCAATGGTACCGCCAACGGCAGCTTCGGGTGCCACGTGACCGACCACCATGCCATAGGTACCACCGGAAAAACGACCGTCGGTAATCAATCCCACCGAATCTCCCAAACCGGCACCAATAATTGCTGAAGTGGGGGCGAGCATTTCCCGCATCCCCGGTCCGCCTTTGGGACCTTCGTAGCGGATGACTACAATGTTGCCAGCTTTGATTTCGCCGTTGAGAATGGCTTGCAAGCAGTCTTCTTCCGATTCAAATACCCGAGCCGTTCCGGTGATAGCAGGATTTTTCACGCCGCTAATTTTGGCGACGGCCCCTTCTTCGGCTAAATTGCCTTTGAGAACCACCAAGTGCCCTTTGGGATATAAAGGTTGGTCGAACGGGCGGATAATATCTTGGTCGGCTGGTGGGGTATCGGGAATGCCTTCTAGAACTTCAGCTAGGGTTTGACCGGTGATGGTGAGGGTATCCGAGTGGAGCAAACCGTTGGCTAGCAAGATTTTCATGACTTGGGGAATGCCGCCAACTTGGTGCAGATCGACAATGACGTAGCGACCGCTGGGTTTTAAGTCGCAGATGACCGGTACGCGATCGCGAATGCGGATAAAATCATCCAAGGTCAATTCCACATCTGCCGCCTGGGCAAGGGCGAGCAAATGCAAAACCGCATTGGTGGAACCACCCACCGCCATCACTACTGAAATAGCATTTTCCAAACTCTTACGGGTAATTAAATCCCGCGGGCGAATTTGCTTGCGAATCGCCTCCAACAAAGCCTTTCCAGAAGCTTCGGCACTCTCAGCTTTTTCTGCATCTTCCGCCGCCATCGTGGAAGAATAGGGCAAACTCAGCCCCATCACCTCCAACGCCGAAGACATGGTATTGGCGGTGAACATGCCGCCACAAGAGCCAGCCCCCGGACAAGCATTGCGTTCTACAGCCACCAGTTCCGAACTGTCAATTTGACCCGAACTATACTGACCCACAGCCTCAAAAGCACTAACAATGGTTAAATCTTTACCATCGTGATGCCCCGGTTTGATGGTTCCCCCATACACAAAAACGGCAGGAATGTTCATACGTGCCATCGCGATCGCGGCACCGGGCATATTTTTATCGCAGCCGCCAATTGCCAACACGCCATCCACCGATTGCGCATTGCACACCGTCTCAATAGAATCCGCAATCACCTCCCGGGAAACCAGCGAATATTTCATCCCCTCGGTTCCCATGGAGATGCCATCGCTCACCGTGATGGTGCCAAACATCTGGGGCATGCCTCCAGCTTCAGAAACGCCAGCCATGGAGCGTTCGGCTAGCTGGTTCAATCCCATATTACAAGGGGTAATGGTACTGTACCCGTTGGCAATTCCCACAATGGGTTTGGTAAAGTCGCTGTCTTCAAAGCCGACAGCTCGTAGCATGGCTCGGTTGGGGGTTCGTTGCGCCCCTTCAGTAATGGCTTTGCTTCGATAGTTTTCTGGCATTTTTGCAGCTCCGGTTTGAAATCAATGAAAAAGTCAATCGATGGGAAAGATGCGGTGCCCCGCACGCGCCTTCGTGCGCGCAACCTCTCGTGTAGGAAAGTTCGATCTTGGCTAGATACGATGGTTGGCAAGAACATCGCTGGTGTCACCATCGGTTGCAGCAGTTGGCCAAGGTTCCCTGTCTGCGAGGCAATCGATTGAAAACTGACACTCTATTAATTTTCTCAAAACATTCCTACCTTGCTGCAGTTGAGGAGCAAACTGCAATACAAATTCATGGGTTTCTCAGAAAAGTGGCTGCTAGCGTGTGTTGGCTTCATCCTCTTGGCTAGGCATGATGAAGCGATAATAATGGTGGTTTACCCAATAGAGACATGGAGCAGGAGGTTTCTCTATCTGGCGTAGCATCTAGGTAGTCTTTACCCGGTCGCTGCTGGCCGAAGCAGTAGAACGCAACAGAACATTAGAGAATTAGAGAAAATGTGGGAAGTTATCTTCGTGAAGCAACCAAAGGAACCAAAATGAATCAAACCATCGATGCCAACGAGCTGCTCCGACAATATGCAGCGGGAGAACGGGATTTTCGCGGTATTGAAATTGCCAACGCCAATTTGAGAGGGGCCAACCTGCAAAATGCTAATCTCAAAGGTGCGGTGTTGCCCAATGTCAACTTGGTTGGGGCCAATCTGGCTGGGATTAACCTGCGGGAAGCCAAACTCACCGACAGCAAAATTCAGCAAGCCAACTGCCAACAAGCCAATTTTATCGGCACGGATTTAACCAATGCCGACCTCAGCAACAGCCAAATGCAAGGGTGCAATCTCCGGGGAACCAATGCCCAATACGCCAATTTTAGCCATGCCAATTTGCAGGAAGCGACCCTCTGCGAAGCCGATCTCAGCTATGCCAATTTGGAGGTGGTGAATCTCAGCCATGCCAACTTGACCCGGACCAATTTAACCGGTGTCACCATGCGCAAAGCGATTTTGGAATCTGCCAATTTGACGGTGGCGCGGCTGACAGAAGCCAATTTAGAAGATTGTACGCTGACTAAGGCGTTTCTCAATAATGCCAATCTTCGGGATGCCAATTTATGCCGTACGGACCTCAGTTTTGCTAAGTTGAGCAGTGCCAACCTTGCCGGTGCTAACCTCAGCCATACCCAAATGCGTTTTACCAATGCCAGCTGGGCTACTTTGAGAGATAGTAATTTGCGGTCCTCGAGTTTGTTTCGCACCAATCTCAGTTGGTCCAATTTATCCAAAGCCGATTTGGGGAAAGCAGTTTTAATTGGGGCTAATATCAGAAAAACCAATTTTTCCAATGCCAATTTGGAGGAGACGATTATGCCAGAAGCGACGGAAAATGACTAAACTACAATAGGCAAGCGCCCCCTTTGGGCTTATAGCTGGTTAGGGGGAAGCACGTGCTGTTTTCACTTTGCTGTTGGTTACTTGAGAATACGGTTTTGATTCCCAAGCTATCTACGATTCCAATTATTGAACTGGCAAGCGGCGATCGCTTGTCGCTACAGGTCTATCGTTTTGTGGGGGTTACCCCTGGCAAAAAAGCTTACCTGCAAGCCAATTTGCACGGTGCGGAAATTAGCGGCAATGCTGCTATCCACCAACTGATTGAGTTTTTACAAACCCTCGATCCCCAACAGTTGCGCGGGGAAATTTGTTTGGTACCTACCTGCAACCCCATGGGTACCAACCAGCGATCGCATCATTTTAGCACTGGTCGCTACAATCCCTACGACGGGCGCGATTGGAACCGCATTTTCTGGGACTATACCAAAAACCACAACCTCCGGGATTTTGCTAAGGCGCACTTACAAGCCACCCCTGCCAAAATCCAAGCCAATTTTCGCCAACAGATCCTGCAAAGCTTTCAAAAAAACGCGCAAAAACTTGACTCTCCCCGCGGCGTTCCCCTCTACGAACGCTACCGCTACCACTTACAATCCCTTTGCCTCGATGCCAACTACGTTATCGATTTGCACAGTTCCACCAACCAGGCGCTCAATCACCTGTACTGCTGCCAAACCCGGGAAGAGGCTGCCCAAGCGTTTTTATTTGAACACGGGATTTTGCTCGATGAATACGACGGCGATGCCTTCGACGAAGCATTTGTCCGACCTTGGTTGGTTTTAGAACAGCATTTCGAGAAGTTGGGGCGACAGTTGCGTTTTGATGTGGAGGCTTGGACCTTGGAAATTAATGGTGGCATGCAAATCGACGCGCAAGCCGTTGATGCCAGCGTTCGTGGGATGAAAAACTATCTGGCAACCAAAGGCATTTTAGATATCCCGGATTTTCCCATCGCAGCTACGAGCAACACCTCAATGCGACTGATTCCCAAAACCGAAATTCAAACCTATTATGCTCCCACAGGCGGCATGGTACAAAAACCAGCCCAGCCGGGAACCAAGGTTAAAAAAGGCGATTTGCTCTACGAAATGCTTGGTTTCCCCCGAGAAAACCAACTTCCCCAGGTATATCCGGTGCATGCGGATGCTGATGGTATGGTCTTTGACTGTGCCAGCAATCAATCAGCCAACCAAGGGGATTATATTCTTTCGTTGCTCTGAGGAAATTGTCGCGATCGCACTTGGGCACCGTACTGGCGAAAGGCTTCTAGCATGGTTTCCCGGAGGTGGGCGTAGGTTTTGGCAAAGGGGGGTTGCTGTTTGGTTAGTCCCAACATATCCTGGGTGACCAATACTTGCCCGTCGCAAGCTTGACCGGCACCAATGCCAATGGTGGGGATGCTGAGTTTTTGGGTAATTTCTCTCGCTAAGGATGCTGGAATGTGCTCCAAAACCACCGCAAAGGCACCGGCTTGTTCTAGGGCCAACGCTTCGGCGAAAATGCGATCGCTTTGTTCGGGGGTTTTTCCCTGTTGCTGGTATCCCAACTGCCGAACCGACTGCGGCGTCAACCCCACATGCCCCATCACCGGAATTCCCGTCTCTACCAATCGTTTCACTGTCTCCGCCATCGCCGGGTAGCCCCCTTCAATTTTGACCCCCGTGGCTTGGGTTTCCTTCAATACCCGACCTGCGGAATGAATCGCCTGCTGCGGGCTTTCCTGATAGCTCAAAAAAGGCAAATCTACCACCACCATGGCTCGCTTGACACCGCGACAGACCGCTTTGGCATGGTGTAGCATTTCTTCTAAAGTCAGCGGCAGCGTACTTTCATATCCCAAGGCGACCATTCCCAACGAGTCGCCCACCAAAACCACATCTACGCCTGCCTCGTCCAACAGTTGCGCCATAGCATAATCGCTTGCCGTGAGCATGGCAATTGGACGCTCCTGCTGTTTCCATTGCTTTAATTTGGCAACAGTAACTTTCATCTATCTAATAGAATACGTGGCGAAAGACAATCGAATACTCAGTTCCCGTTTTAGCGCTGCCGCGGGTGGGGGTGGTGGCGTTGTTGCGAGGGTTTGCCTTCCGGATACCCCGACTCTTGCTGAATGGCAGACTGGGAAGCTTGGGTGCGCGTGGTGGCGTTATCCCGTTCTAACTGGTGGCGACCGTTGCGCACCACCCGCAGCATCTCTCCCAGCTGGTGTTCGATATTGCCTAAGACCCGGTCGGCGTATTCGTCAGCTCCTTGTTCGATGGCTTCGGCTTCGGCAACTGCCCGCGCGCGCATTTGCTCTAACTCTTTCTCTCCCTGTCGCCGCCATTGTTCGATTTCTGCCATGGTTTTTTCTTGCGCTGCCTGGCAGTCTTGCTGCACTTGTTGGCGAATTTGTTCCGCTTCTGCCTTGGCTTGACGGACGATCCCCATCTCGTCTAAAATACGCGCTGCTTCCTGTTCCGCTTCTTCCACAATTTCCCGAGCGTAGGATTGCGCCTCTTCGTAGATTTGGTCGCGGGAGCGGACAATTTCCGTTGCTTTTTGAAAGGCTTCCGGTAAGTTCAGGCGCACCAAGTCCAACTGATCCAACAATTGCTCCTCATCCACCAAGGTCCGCCTGGTTAGCGGAATCCGGGGACTGGAGAGAATCATTTCTTCCAGACGCTCTAGTTCCTGTTGAATGTCTACCCCTGCTGGCGATTGTCCTTGGGAGACGCTTCCCGCAGGGTCAGCGGATTCTCCTTGGGAATTGGTGTTGTCTGGGTTGGGTTCGGCTTGGGATGGGTCTTGGCGTAACATTTGTATATGTCTAGAGCAACGTGACTGGGGACGAGGTGGTCTACAGAACCGCCGTATTTGGCTATTTCTTTGACGACGCTACTGCTTAAAAAGCTATATTCGTTGGAGGTGGCGAGAAAGACGGTTTCGATATCTTGAGAAAGGCTTTTGTTGGTGTGGGCCATTTGCAGTTCCATTTCAAAGTCCGATACAGCTCGCAGCCCCCGCAGCAGGACTTTAGCTTGCCGGTTTTTGGCATAACTGACGGTTAGCCCAGTAAAGCGGTCTACTTCTAAGTTGGTGAGATGTTGGGTGGAGCGACGAATTTGTTCGACCCGATGGGCGACTGGAAATAAGGGGGTTTTGCTGGGGTTCTCGGCGACTGCTACCACCACTTGCTCGAACAGCTGACACCCACGTTCGATAATATCAAGATGCCCGAAGGTGATCGGGTCAAAGCTGCCTGGATAAATTGCGATCGCCACCATCGCTCAAAGTTGCTAGTATCCCTACCCCTAACATTACCGTGAAAATTTGCCCCTTGCAAATCTTTGGTTGCTTTTTTCCATGGTTCCACCTTTTAAGAAGAGGCGGAGGCAGAACCATTGGAGGCAGGTTCGAGATATTCTGCCCCCAGTAGAAATGTCCCTTTTTCAAAACGGACGCTCCATCCCCCCGGTCGTCGGTCTACAATGGTCCCCGTTTCCCCCACTCTGACCAAATGGGGCGGTCGCAACATGGGTCTGGCTTCCGCGGTTTTTAGGTAAGATGGCTGGGCTACCAAACGTACGGTTTCGCCTACGGTAAATTCTTGTGCCATGAGACGCAAATTGAGACGACAGATTGTGGCGATCTTATCCCATTTCTCAAAAAATAGCGATCGCCTTGGAATTGGCCCATTTTTCTATCAAAACACGATCGTGCCAGACTCCCCTAGAAAGTTGGTTTCCTAGGGGAACTTTGTGGACATTATTCGGATTCGGCAGTCCCTTGCGAGTTGTCTGGGTTGCCTTCTGGGTTGTTGGCGGGATAAAAGTCTCTGGGTTGGTCGCGACCGTCAATACAAGCATCCATGGCACTGGTCGCTGCTACGCTGGGCAGTTCCGCGCCAATCCCGGTAACGCAACTGGCAAAACGCTCCGGCAACAAGCTGCGACGGCAATAGTCCATGACTGCAGTAGCGTTGGTTTCGGGAAATTGAGCGGTGACATCCATCACGCAACCCGCCATTTCTACGGGACGGCGCACTTGCTGGCAGGCAACCAGGGCATCGGTGGTGGCAATATCGGTTTCGCTATCGATGTCAGTTACGCACTCCGATAGTTGTTCTGGACGGAGAACGCGGGCACAAGCGGAAGCAATACGGTTTTCCGGCAGACCAAGTTCCCGCAACTCGGAGGTACACGCGTTATAGTCGTAATCATCCGTGGGAAACAGGATTTGGGCGTTGGTAGGTGCCAGGGCAGTGGGGGTGACGCAGAGGGGTCCTGCGATCGCCAGCAGCCAACGAGATAGGTTCATAAAATTCACCAAAATCTTCTTTTCCAGAGTACAACGGCAACCAATTTACCAAAATCAATTCTAGACAAAAAAATAAATTTCGTATACGATCAAAGTTTGGGCTTTTGAGAAATTTCCCTCCCCACCCAAGACGAACCAAATCACTGGAAATGAATTGACATTCATGTTGATGATGGTTCGGTTGGTCCAGTTGGAAGCAGCCTGCTTATAGATTGACGATAGAATTTTGCTTCTACACCTGCGCCCTTTAGCCCCCTCAGTCTGTTAAACTAGACAGGATTGAAAGAGGCGCGAAAAAACCTAAGCGAAAAAATGCTAGCGCCCTAGTAGGTGCCACTAGCAAAATAAAAGCTTGAAAGCTGCTGTACCGCCCCTACAAGCGGAAACAGGGGAAGCGAAAATTGGGGAGATTTATTTGTTGGATTCCAGCAGGTAAGTCATAAAACCAATAATCCCCAGGCCTTTAGGCCGGAGAATATCCAACGAAAAAATCTCAGCAAAAGTTTAGGAGCATTGAGAGAGGAAGTTCGACTATGTCGCGATATCGCGGTCCACGCCTTCGAGTTACCCGTCGTTTGGGAGAGCTGCCCGGTTTAACCCGCAAAAGCACCCGCAAAGCCTATCCCCCGGGCCAGCACGGTCAAGCTCGCCGCAAACGCTCTGAATACGCAGTGCGGTTGGAAGAAAAGCAAAAACTGCGCTACAACTACTGCATTTCTGAAAAACAGCTTCTACGGTATGTTAAAGCTGCTCGTGGTTCCAAAGGGTCCACCGGTCAAGTGCTGCTAGAACTGTTGGAAATGCGTTTGGACAATACGGTTTTCCGTATGGGCATGGCACCTACCATCCCAGGAGCCAGGCAGTTGGTTACCCACGGTCACATTTTGGTTAACGGCCGCCGG is a window of Geitlerinema sp. PCC 9228 DNA encoding:
- a CDS encoding regulatory protein SipA; this encodes MAQEFTVGETVRLVAQPSYLKTAEARPMLRPPHLVRVGETGTIVDRRPGGWSVRFEKGTFLLGAEYLEPASNGSASASS
- the coaD gene encoding pantetheine-phosphate adenylyltransferase, with amino-acid sequence MVAIAIYPGSFDPITFGHLDIIERGCQLFEQVVVAVAENPSKTPLFPVAHRVEQIRRSTQHLTNLEVDRFTGLTVSYAKNRQAKVLLRGLRAVSDFEMELQMAHTNKSLSQDIETVFLATSNEYSFLSSSVVKEIAKYGGSVDHLVPSHVALDIYKCYAKTHPKPNPTQTTPIPKENPLTLREASPKDNRQQG
- the rpsD gene encoding 30S ribosomal protein S4; translated protein: MSRYRGPRLRVTRRLGELPGLTRKSTRKAYPPGQHGQARRKRSEYAVRLEEKQKLRYNYCISEKQLLRYVKAARGSKGSTGQVLLELLEMRLDNTVFRMGMAPTIPGARQLVTHGHILVNGRRVNIPSYQCQIEDVIAVRDRERSRNLVESNLQYPGLANLPSHLEFDKDKLVGKVNGVIERDWVALNVNELLVIEYYSRKL